Genomic segment of Octadecabacter arcticus 238:
GGCAAGCTGGATGGCAAACGGGTTGTTGTGCAGGGTCTTGGTAACGTGGGCTATCACGCGGCATCGTTCCTCAGCGCCGAAGATGGCTGCATTATCACCGGCATAATCGAACGTGACGGAGCGTTGAGCGATGAAAACGGTCTGGAAGTTGAAGCCGTACATGCGTGGATAGCCAAGCATGGGGGCGTCAAAGGCTACCCGACAGGCACTTACGTCGAAAATGGCGCGTCTGTCCTCGAACAAGATTGCGACATCTTGATCCCGGCGGCCTTGGAAGGGGTCATCAACCTCGGCAATGCCGCCAGAATCAAAGCGCCACTTATCATTGAAGCTGCGAACGGTCCGGTCACGGCGGGCGCTGACGAGGTGCTGCGCGATAAGGGCACGGTGATCATCCCCGACATGTATGCCAATGCTGGCGGTGTGACGGTGTCCTATTTTGAATGGGTCAAAAACCTTAGCCATATCCGCTTTGGTCGCATGCAGCGCCGCCAAGAAGAATCGCGCCATGAATTGATCGTTGGTGAACTTCAGAAATTGTCAGAACATCTGGGCGATCAATGGTCGATGACGCCGGACTTCAAAACCAAGTATCTGCGCGGCGCGGGGGAACTGGAACTGGTGCGCTCTGGCCTCGATGATACGATGCGCACGGCCTATCAGGCGATGCGCGACATGTGGCACAGCCGTGATGACGTCCACGATCTGCGGACCGCAGCCTATTTGGTGTCAATCGGGCGCGTGGCGT
This window contains:
- a CDS encoding Glu/Leu/Phe/Val family dehydrogenase; protein product: MSNTTTGLQEPSFRESVDIMFNRAVALMDLPPGLEEKIRVCNATYTVRFGVRLRGKIETFTGYRSVHSEHMEPVKGGIRFSLGVNQNEVEALAALMTYKCALVETPFGGSKGGLCIDPRAWDDDEMERITRRFAYELIKRDLINPSQNVPAPDMGTGEREMAWIADQYKRMNTTDINGAACVTGKPAHAGGIQGRVEATGRGVQYALQEFFRHPEDIKIAGLSGKLDGKRVVVQGLGNVGYHAASFLSAEDGCIITGIIERDGALSDENGLEVEAVHAWIAKHGGVKGYPTGTYVENGASVLEQDCDILIPAALEGVINLGNAARIKAPLIIEAANGPVTAGADEVLRDKGTVIIPDMYANAGGVTVSYFEWVKNLSHIRFGRMQRRQEESRHELIVGELQKLSEHLGDQWSMTPDFKTKYLRGAGELELVRSGLDDTMRTAYQAMRDMWHSRDDVHDLRTAAYLVSIGRVASSYQAKGL